A genomic stretch from Schistosoma haematobium chromosome 2, whole genome shotgun sequence includes:
- a CDS encoding hypothetical protein (EggNog:ENOG410VCMR~COG:H): MPKVLDILGSKFGYKINSKGYKVLPSCIRVIQGDGVSLESLDPILNSIKTAGWSAENVSFGSGGALLQRLNRDTQKCAFKSSFAIVNGHKIQVSKHPITDPQKNSKKGRLTLEKCPITGILMTVEEGCGSPYN; this comes from the exons ATGCCAAAAGTATTAGATATTTTAGGCAGCAAGTTTGGTTATAAAATTAATTCTAAAGGTTACAAAGTTCTACCATCGTGTATACGAGTTATACAAGGTGATGGTGTTTCATTAGAATCATTAG ATCCTATTCTGAATAGTATCAAGACAGCTGGTTGGAGTGCTGAAAATGTTAGTTTCGGAAGTGGTGGTGCATTATTACAACGTTTAAATCGTGATACACAGAAATGTGCTTTCAAATCAAGTTTTGCTATAGTTAATGGTCAtaag ATTCAAGTATCCAAACATCCAATTACTGATCCACAAAAAAATTCGAAAAAAGGTCGTTTAACATTAGAAAAATGTCCAATAACTGGAATACTTATGACGGTAGAAGAAGGTTGTGGTAGTCCATATAAT